The following are from one region of the Mycolicibacterium diernhoferi genome:
- a CDS encoding aldehyde dehydrogenase family protein, with translation MTETVASPATPTIAHERQQFINGEWVSGESSELIDVVNPATEEIIAQVPAGTAGDVDRAVAAAKAAFESWSRTPVAERLRILEAVVEGYQAREDDLVRVISMEMGAPESFSRAAQVPLPLMTMTTAVEILRDFKFEYEANGVSIVREPIGVIGAITPWNFPLHQVALKVIPGLATGCTVVLKPSEVTPLSSIIFTEVLEAAGVPAGVFNLVQGHGPEVGEAISSHPDIDLVSFTGSTRAGKRVTELGAQTVKRVTLELGGKSANIILDDADFEAAIPAGVAGSYLNCGQACNAPTRMLVPRARLAEVEELAKKAAETFEAGAATEGKTPLGPVTTEAGLHRVRRYIEQGVEEGAKLIAGGAEPVEGPGYFVRPTVFSNVTQDMTIAREEIFGPVLSIIAYDTVDEAVAIANDSEYGLGGWVWSGDATRAREVAKRIRTGQVYINGAGIHPYAPFGGYKQSGNGREWGLYGFEEVLETKAILG, from the coding sequence GTGACAGAGACAGTTGCGTCTCCGGCCACCCCCACCATCGCCCATGAGCGCCAGCAGTTCATCAATGGCGAATGGGTGTCGGGTGAGTCAAGCGAACTCATCGATGTGGTCAACCCCGCGACCGAGGAGATCATCGCCCAGGTGCCGGCCGGCACCGCCGGTGACGTCGACCGTGCCGTTGCGGCCGCGAAGGCGGCCTTCGAGTCCTGGTCGAGGACCCCGGTAGCCGAGCGGTTGCGGATCCTGGAGGCCGTTGTCGAGGGCTACCAGGCCCGTGAGGATGACCTGGTCCGGGTGATCAGCATGGAAATGGGTGCGCCCGAGTCGTTCTCGCGCGCCGCGCAGGTGCCGCTCCCGCTGATGACCATGACGACCGCCGTCGAGATCCTGCGGGACTTCAAGTTCGAGTACGAGGCCAACGGTGTCTCGATCGTGCGCGAGCCGATCGGTGTCATCGGCGCCATCACGCCGTGGAACTTCCCGTTGCACCAGGTGGCGCTGAAGGTGATCCCGGGTCTGGCCACCGGTTGCACCGTCGTGCTGAAGCCGTCGGAAGTGACCCCGCTGTCGTCGATCATCTTCACCGAGGTGCTCGAGGCCGCCGGCGTTCCCGCCGGTGTTTTCAACCTCGTGCAGGGACACGGGCCCGAGGTCGGCGAAGCCATCTCGAGCCACCCCGACATCGATCTGGTGTCGTTCACCGGCTCCACCCGTGCCGGTAAGCGGGTAACCGAACTCGGTGCGCAGACCGTCAAGCGGGTCACCCTCGAACTCGGCGGCAAATCCGCCAACATCATCCTCGACGACGCCGATTTTGAAGCCGCGATCCCGGCCGGTGTCGCCGGTAGTTACCTCAACTGCGGCCAGGCCTGCAATGCCCCCACCCGGATGCTGGTGCCCCGGGCGCGGCTTGCCGAAGTCGAGGAGCTGGCCAAGAAGGCCGCCGAGACGTTCGAGGCCGGCGCGGCTACCGAGGGCAAGACCCCGCTCGGGCCGGTGACCACCGAGGCTGGGCTGCACCGGGTGCGGCGCTACATCGAGCAGGGCGTCGAAGAGGGTGCCAAGCTGATCGCGGGCGGTGCGGAGCCCGTCGAGGGCCCCGGTTACTTCGTCCGGCCGACGGTGTTCAGCAATGTCACCCAGGACATGACGATCGCCCGTGAGGAGATCTTCGGCCCGGTGCTCTCGATCATCGCCTACGACACGGTGGACGAGGCGGTGGCGATCGCCAACGACTCCGAGTACGGACTCGGCGGTTGGGTCTGGTCCGGCGACGCTACCCGTGCGCGGGAGGTCGCCAAGCGGATCCGGACGGGGCAGGTGTACATCAACGGCGCCGGGATCCATCCGTACGCGCCCTTCGGTGGCTACAAGCAGTCCGGCAACGGGCGCGAGTGGGGCCTGTACGGCTTCGAAGAGGTCCTGGAGACCAAAGCGATCCTGGGCTGA
- a CDS encoding helix-turn-helix domain-containing protein, with translation MTTSLRMIDGGAEQYFTPSGAAGDGVVDGAGYERRVGAELLRRIGGIGASVAERDVQAVLDDLAVAVTEASPWAMCGIETFDPAERTLLDWTHAGFAPSAGEIFDQWVNEGDPSLTSAIRDRILVIPDVSKADEFPTTRREAIRTGFRSAIYVPVRLTDRFSVLTLSHSAVHDFTREEIALAESIAAAIAAVVEAATAAASKAATVGPDSALRARAHDRLLRLQVSGATVGDLCCGIADLLDSPVLLIDRFEQPLASANLNPEQTAEVLDMLSGHRSALRAGGNVTRLKVGGQELLVGHARDGANRLGSLIIGVPPGSDPDPAMSELVELACDHVTLALLRQRAAIETDIRMRQDFGEALGATDASGLALTQSAAVLGIDLTVPQRVLRVHPEGLRCQLSAHDAFEVAELLTKRLAQNGVNAVVASVGGVDFVVVLHDEDNRRGAATPADVVRSGLRDLLSALLGAAAGSIAIGIGIGNPAPGVHGLDRSHREAKRALEVARNIEGDDAERHIGDVGSYAVLAASSTATADDQDLFVRRYLEPLMDYDRIHNAGYVETLQTYFESVGNVQRTADKLFLHLSTVRYRLKRIEEIAAIDLREEEDRLCMQLALRIVRFADKGRSAN, from the coding sequence ATGACGACGTCGCTGAGAATGATCGATGGTGGCGCAGAGCAGTACTTCACCCCGTCGGGGGCTGCGGGCGATGGTGTTGTCGACGGTGCCGGCTACGAACGGCGGGTCGGGGCCGAACTGTTGCGACGCATCGGCGGCATCGGCGCATCGGTCGCTGAACGTGACGTGCAAGCGGTGCTCGACGACCTCGCCGTCGCGGTCACCGAGGCCTCGCCGTGGGCGATGTGCGGGATCGAGACCTTCGATCCCGCGGAGCGGACCCTGCTCGACTGGACGCACGCCGGGTTCGCCCCGTCCGCAGGTGAGATCTTCGACCAATGGGTCAACGAGGGCGACCCCTCGCTGACGTCGGCGATCCGGGACCGGATCCTGGTGATCCCCGACGTGTCCAAGGCCGACGAGTTTCCCACCACGCGACGTGAGGCGATCCGGACGGGTTTCCGTTCGGCCATCTATGTCCCGGTCCGATTGACGGATCGGTTCAGCGTGCTGACCCTGTCGCACAGCGCTGTCCATGATTTCACCCGCGAGGAGATCGCACTTGCCGAGTCGATCGCCGCGGCGATCGCCGCGGTGGTGGAAGCCGCCACGGCCGCCGCCAGTAAGGCGGCCACCGTGGGTCCGGACAGCGCACTGCGCGCCCGGGCGCACGACCGGCTGTTGCGCCTTCAGGTCAGCGGTGCCACCGTGGGCGATCTCTGTTGTGGCATAGCGGATCTGTTGGATTCGCCGGTGCTCCTGATCGACCGTTTCGAACAGCCGCTGGCGTCCGCGAACCTCAACCCCGAGCAGACCGCGGAGGTGCTCGACATGCTCTCCGGGCATCGGTCCGCGCTGCGTGCGGGCGGGAACGTGACCCGACTTAAAGTCGGCGGGCAGGAACTGCTCGTGGGCCACGCCCGCGATGGCGCCAACCGCCTCGGCTCCCTGATCATCGGCGTGCCGCCGGGCTCCGATCCCGACCCGGCGATGTCTGAGCTGGTGGAGCTGGCCTGCGATCACGTGACGCTGGCGCTGCTGCGGCAACGCGCGGCCATCGAGACCGATATCCGCATGCGGCAGGACTTCGGCGAGGCACTCGGCGCAACCGATGCCAGCGGCCTCGCGCTCACCCAGTCGGCTGCCGTGCTGGGTATCGATCTGACTGTGCCGCAGCGTGTCCTACGGGTGCACCCGGAGGGTCTCCGTTGCCAACTCTCCGCGCACGACGCGTTCGAGGTGGCCGAGCTGTTGACCAAGCGGCTCGCCCAGAACGGTGTCAACGCCGTGGTCGCTTCCGTCGGCGGTGTCGACTTCGTGGTCGTCCTGCACGACGAGGACAACCGCCGGGGCGCAGCGACGCCGGCCGACGTGGTGCGGTCCGGACTTCGAGACCTGTTGAGCGCCTTGCTCGGCGCCGCGGCGGGCAGCATCGCGATCGGCATCGGGATCGGTAACCCCGCTCCCGGCGTGCACGGCCTGGACCGCTCGCACCGGGAGGCCAAGCGGGCCCTGGAGGTCGCCCGGAACATCGAGGGCGATGACGCCGAACGGCACATCGGCGATGTCGGTAGCTATGCCGTGCTGGCCGCGTCCTCGACTGCGACCGCCGACGATCAGGACCTGTTCGTGCGGCGCTACCTGGAACCGCTGATGGACTACGACCGTATCCACAACGCCGGATACGTCGAGACCCTGCAGACGTACTTCGAGAGCGTCGGCAACGTGCAGCGGACCGCGGACAAACTGTTCCTGCACCTGTCCACCGTGCGGTACCGGCTCAAGCGGATCGAGGAGATCGCCGCGATCGACCTGCGCGAGGAGGAGGACCGGCTGTGCATGCAGCTGGCACTGCGGATCGTGCGGTTCGCCGACAAGGGCCGTAGCGCGAACTGA
- a CDS encoding LLM class flavin-dependent oxidoreductase: MKIGILQEGEYTGSTVEERYHEIIEEMVLADKMGFSVFGSSEQHFEGPKFSIPAPEVLYAAIAMRTERIKLRPMGVVALSWNNPILVAERLAALDVLSRGRAELCTARSNNAKTLGIFGVDPSKTREIWGETMDALETIFSNPEAAEYHGEHWDFPETSVVPTFVNKRYPAISVAASSVESHAMAAKRGIGAITWENYFGFDYMQECLEAYQKAIPETTAEPGRLNNYLGVYVGTAFCAPTTEEARAVAGEQALEYFRVTLDMYRKISQNPGYEYMSHINTMLDKGDDLDWLCESTSSVMVGTPDDYIRRLKDLEARGVDEVLLRIDTFGHQKHMECIELIGREVIPAVS, translated from the coding sequence ATGAAGATCGGTATCTTGCAGGAAGGCGAGTACACCGGTTCCACCGTCGAAGAGCGTTACCACGAGATCATCGAGGAGATGGTCCTGGCCGACAAGATGGGGTTCTCGGTGTTCGGTTCCTCCGAACAGCACTTCGAGGGACCCAAGTTCTCGATTCCCGCGCCCGAGGTGCTGTACGCCGCCATCGCGATGCGCACCGAGCGGATCAAGTTGCGGCCCATGGGCGTCGTCGCGTTGTCCTGGAACAACCCCATCCTGGTCGCCGAGCGGCTGGCCGCGCTCGACGTCCTCTCGCGCGGACGCGCCGAACTGTGCACCGCCCGGTCGAACAACGCCAAGACCCTCGGCATCTTCGGCGTGGATCCGTCGAAGACCCGCGAGATATGGGGCGAGACCATGGATGCGCTGGAGACCATCTTCAGCAATCCGGAAGCGGCCGAGTACCACGGCGAGCACTGGGATTTCCCGGAGACCTCGGTGGTGCCGACGTTCGTGAACAAGCGCTACCCGGCCATCTCGGTCGCCGCGAGCAGCGTCGAGTCCCATGCGATGGCGGCCAAGCGTGGCATCGGGGCGATCACGTGGGAGAACTACTTCGGGTTCGACTACATGCAGGAATGCCTCGAGGCCTATCAGAAGGCCATTCCCGAGACCACCGCTGAGCCCGGCCGGCTGAACAACTACCTCGGCGTCTACGTGGGCACCGCGTTCTGCGCCCCGACCACCGAAGAGGCCCGGGCCGTGGCCGGCGAGCAGGCACTGGAGTACTTCCGGGTCACCCTGGACATGTACCGCAAGATCTCCCAGAACCCGGGCTATGAGTACATGAGCCACATCAACACGATGCTCGACAAGGGCGACGATCTGGATTGGCTGTGCGAGTCGACCTCATCGGTGATGGTGGGCACCCCCGACGATTACATCCGCCGCCTCAAGGATCTGGAGGCGCGCGGTGTCGACGAGGTGCTGCTGCGTATCGATACGTTCGGGCACCAGAAGCACATGGAGTGCATCGAACTGATCGGCCGCGAGGTCATCCCGGCGGTCTCCTGA
- a CDS encoding cupin domain-containing protein: MTHIIGNVNTIELSYSESTVEGHPAISTGVYPLDEVAGGSMGVWEGKPGVFVGAPHADEVFVVLSGSATITAGQDAPVSTAQGDIVRLAKDVEVRWDIAETLRIFYIFP; the protein is encoded by the coding sequence GTGACCCATATCATCGGCAATGTCAACACAATTGAACTCTCCTACAGTGAATCCACCGTCGAAGGACACCCGGCGATCAGTACCGGTGTGTACCCGCTCGATGAGGTCGCAGGCGGGTCGATGGGCGTGTGGGAGGGTAAGCCGGGCGTCTTCGTCGGCGCTCCGCACGCCGATGAGGTCTTCGTGGTGCTGTCCGGTAGCGCCACCATCACGGCGGGCCAGGACGCCCCGGTGAGTACCGCGCAGGGCGACATCGTCCGGCTCGCCAAGGACGTCGAAGTCCGCTGGGATATCGCCGAGACGCTGCGGATCTTCTACATCTTTCCCTGA
- a CDS encoding YciI family protein yields MPLYAGLYNYHNNEEARQKRAAVADQHVAFVEALMAQDAIVLATIRGDDDAPGGEIVVKAASKEAARDLFKRDPNTAAELGNWTLTDYVPVAGSLMETVAAAGES; encoded by the coding sequence ATGCCGCTGTACGCGGGACTGTACAACTATCACAACAACGAGGAGGCCCGGCAGAAGCGTGCGGCCGTCGCCGACCAGCACGTCGCGTTCGTCGAAGCCCTGATGGCGCAGGATGCCATCGTGCTGGCGACCATCCGTGGTGATGATGATGCGCCCGGCGGGGAGATCGTCGTCAAGGCTGCCTCCAAGGAGGCCGCTCGTGACCTGTTCAAGAGGGATCCGAATACCGCTGCGGAGCTGGGCAATTGGACTCTCACCGATTACGTTCCGGTGGCCGGTTCGCTGATGGAGACGGTCGCCGCGGCCGGCGAATCCTAG
- a CDS encoding pyridoxamine 5'-phosphate oxidase family protein encodes MPTMSAEQRMSFLAEARVGVLAVEWADRAPLSVPVWYDYEPGGDVLVWTYSNSVKDKLIRAAGRFSLTVQQDTLPYRFVTVQGPVITTEPGDRDRVHKIASRYLSEEGARVYAEKEYEPESVSIFMRPERWLSGVFLEDEIYR; translated from the coding sequence ATGCCCACAATGTCTGCCGAACAACGAATGTCGTTCCTCGCCGAGGCGCGCGTCGGTGTCCTCGCGGTGGAATGGGCCGACCGTGCTCCGTTGAGCGTTCCGGTCTGGTACGACTACGAACCGGGTGGCGACGTACTGGTGTGGACATACTCGAATTCGGTCAAGGACAAACTGATCCGTGCGGCCGGCCGGTTCTCGCTGACCGTTCAACAGGACACCCTGCCGTACCGGTTCGTCACGGTGCAGGGGCCGGTGATCACGACCGAACCGGGTGACCGGGATCGGGTACACAAAATCGCGTCGCGCTACCTGAGTGAAGAAGGCGCACGGGTGTACGCCGAGAAGGAGTACGAACCGGAATCGGTGAGCATCTTCATGCGGCCCGAGCGCTGGCTGAGCGGGGTATTCCTGGAGGATGAGATCTACCGATGA
- a CDS encoding class I adenylate-forming enzyme family protein, translated as MHRWLDHIADEFPGRDFIVTDARDYSYREMQRWSCDLARGLAARGLGKGDHVAVLMANHPEYVALKFAISRLGAVIIPININYQRDELRFILTDSEAKALVVMTGFGARDYLGLLDDTIPGWNGACRPADLSNLGFIAQFETTVPARDGVPTLSELACGGGEDPDVPVGGDDPSVIFYTSGTTGSPKGVIWSHDAEARIAYGAALTRAFGDGWRVQAALPLFHVMANNEALHAAMFVGGAYIPRLRFDVADFVTAIQRHRPTEIVTVPTMTVALCESDEAAAADTSSLVALMCAGANAPAWLWERAAEALGVQEMTTAYGMTETGGAPAAARPELGVEHVSTTVGQVRMGGVAAAPDMNGLLAEVATVDPDTGERLPEGAEGELISRGPTNAIGYWKRPEATAETFRDGWVFTGDLARILADGSIVLTGRKKEMIRSGGENFAPKEVEDLLTRHPAVSQAYVVGVPDVKWGESCCAWIVREPHTEVSAEELIEFCRDKLAAFKRPRQVLFLAAEDLPKTPTGKVQKFVLVEMAVQAIAGAG; from the coding sequence ATGCACCGGTGGTTGGATCACATCGCCGACGAGTTCCCGGGCCGTGACTTCATCGTCACCGATGCACGCGACTACTCCTACCGTGAGATGCAACGGTGGTCGTGTGATCTCGCCAGGGGGCTGGCGGCCCGGGGGCTGGGCAAGGGCGACCATGTCGCGGTCCTGATGGCGAACCACCCGGAGTATGTTGCGCTGAAGTTCGCGATCAGCCGGCTGGGCGCGGTGATCATCCCGATCAACATCAACTATCAGCGTGACGAATTACGGTTCATACTCACGGATTCGGAAGCCAAGGCGTTGGTCGTCATGACCGGCTTCGGTGCGCGGGACTATCTCGGCTTACTCGACGACACGATCCCAGGGTGGAACGGCGCCTGCCGGCCGGCAGATCTGTCGAACCTGGGATTCATCGCCCAGTTCGAAACGACAGTGCCGGCCCGCGACGGCGTGCCGACACTCTCCGAACTCGCCTGCGGGGGAGGGGAGGATCCGGATGTTCCGGTCGGCGGGGACGACCCCAGCGTCATCTTCTACACATCCGGCACCACGGGCTCGCCGAAGGGCGTGATCTGGAGCCACGACGCCGAGGCGCGAATCGCCTACGGGGCGGCCCTCACCCGTGCATTCGGTGACGGCTGGCGGGTGCAGGCCGCACTGCCGCTCTTTCATGTGATGGCCAACAACGAGGCCCTGCACGCGGCGATGTTCGTCGGCGGAGCGTACATCCCCCGGTTACGGTTCGACGTCGCAGACTTCGTAACGGCGATCCAGCGACATCGCCCGACGGAGATCGTCACGGTCCCCACCATGACGGTGGCACTGTGCGAATCCGATGAGGCGGCGGCCGCCGACACCAGTTCGCTCGTCGCCCTGATGTGCGCGGGGGCAAACGCGCCGGCCTGGCTCTGGGAGCGCGCCGCCGAAGCCCTCGGCGTGCAGGAGATGACCACGGCGTACGGCATGACCGAAACCGGGGGAGCACCCGCGGCGGCCAGACCCGAGTTGGGCGTCGAGCACGTGTCCACCACCGTCGGCCAGGTCCGGATGGGCGGTGTGGCGGCCGCACCCGACATGAATGGCCTGCTGGCCGAGGTCGCGACCGTGGACCCGGATACCGGTGAGCGTTTGCCGGAAGGGGCTGAGGGCGAACTCATCTCGCGCGGACCCACCAATGCCATCGGCTACTGGAAGCGGCCCGAGGCGACGGCCGAGACCTTTCGGGACGGGTGGGTCTTCACCGGTGATCTGGCCCGCATCCTGGCCGACGGCTCGATCGTCCTGACCGGCCGGAAGAAGGAGATGATCCGTAGCGGCGGCGAGAACTTCGCGCCCAAGGAGGTCGAGGATCTACTGACCCGGCATCCGGCGGTGAGCCAGGCGTACGTCGTCGGCGTCCCGGACGTGAAGTGGGGCGAGTCCTGCTGCGCCTGGATCGTGCGCGAACCCCATACCGAGGTCAGCGCCGAGGAACTGATCGAGTTCTGCCGGGACAAGCTGGCCGCGTTCAAGCGGCCACGGCAGGTGTTGTTTCTCGCGGCCGAGGATCTGCCGAAGACGCCGACCGGCAAGGTGCAGAAGTTCGTCCTCGTCGAGATGGCCGTGCAGGCAATCGCGGGAGCCGGCTGA
- a CDS encoding acrylyl-CoA reductase family protein: MGTFSAVQLLNSETGEVTVTELDESALPAGDVVVDVEYSDLNYKDGLTMAPGSALPRMLPLIPGIDFAGVVAESTHPRWTAGDRVVLNGFGIGTDRDGGLTQRTRVPGDWLLPVPRRFTTKDAAAIGTAGYTAALSVAAIRRLGITPESGPVLVTGASGGVGSVAINLLSALGYDAVASTRHVEAERESLRALGAVDVVAPTVPESNAGLEKARWAAAIDNVGSDVMTGLLGQLRYGGVVAVVGVAKGRKFTTTAMPFILRGATVVGIESVYAAAADRIAAWQLLDDALDLDRLESVTRTIGLADAAAASQQILAGEINGRLVVDVNR; encoded by the coding sequence ATGGGCACGTTCTCTGCAGTACAACTTCTCAACAGCGAAACGGGGGAAGTCACCGTCACCGAACTGGACGAGTCCGCGTTACCGGCCGGAGATGTGGTGGTCGATGTCGAGTACTCCGACCTGAACTACAAGGACGGGCTCACCATGGCCCCGGGCTCTGCACTACCCAGGATGCTGCCCCTGATCCCCGGCATCGACTTCGCGGGTGTGGTGGCCGAATCTACGCATCCTCGGTGGACGGCCGGAGATCGGGTGGTGCTCAACGGCTTCGGTATCGGTACCGACCGCGATGGCGGTCTGACCCAGCGCACTCGGGTGCCGGGTGACTGGCTGCTTCCGGTACCCCGACGGTTCACCACGAAGGACGCCGCGGCCATCGGCACCGCGGGGTACACCGCAGCGCTCTCTGTTGCGGCGATCCGTCGCCTCGGTATCACGCCCGAGAGCGGCCCGGTACTGGTGACCGGCGCATCCGGTGGGGTGGGCTCGGTGGCGATCAACCTGTTGTCCGCACTGGGCTATGACGCGGTGGCGTCGACCCGCCATGTCGAGGCCGAGCGCGAATCCCTGCGGGCATTGGGTGCCGTCGACGTCGTGGCGCCGACCGTCCCGGAAAGCAACGCCGGACTGGAAAAGGCGCGCTGGGCCGCCGCGATCGACAATGTCGGTAGCGACGTGATGACCGGCCTGCTGGGCCAGCTGCGCTACGGCGGTGTGGTGGCCGTCGTCGGCGTCGCCAAGGGTCGGAAATTCACCACGACGGCCATGCCGTTCATCCTCCGCGGAGCCACCGTGGTCGGCATCGAGTCGGTGTACGCTGCCGCCGCAGACCGCATCGCAGCGTGGCAATTGCTCGACGACGCACTCGATCTCGATCGGCTCGAGTCGGTCACCCGCACGATCGGGCTGGCCGATGCGGCCGCCGCTTCGCAGCAGATCCTGGCCGGTGAGATCAACGGCCGGCTCGTGGTCGACGTCAACCGCTGA
- a CDS encoding LLM class F420-dependent oxidoreductase, whose product MQIGVLYPQMQAGGDPSHAARFAKAVEDLGFDYLLITDHPLGAAHVDRDPPLEGDTDENNTFHDPFVLMGYLAGVTERLELSTGVLVLPQRQTALVARQAADVDLFSGERLRLGVGVGWNYVEFEGLNENFKTRGARQEEQIELMRRLWSEPVVDFTGRFHRIDRAGINPRPKRSIPIWSGGFGERAWDRAARLSDGFIFWGYGGVDEAVKTIADIRERVTSYGRSAADFGGEYTSLSNLSDNLVAECNGWREGGGTHFAVCTLDFGFDTDIDAHIDYITKVAKELGVS is encoded by the coding sequence GTGCAGATCGGTGTTTTGTACCCGCAGATGCAGGCCGGAGGAGATCCCTCCCACGCGGCCCGATTCGCAAAAGCGGTCGAGGACTTGGGGTTTGACTACCTCCTGATCACCGACCATCCGCTCGGTGCGGCGCACGTAGACCGGGATCCGCCTCTGGAGGGCGACACCGACGAGAACAACACCTTCCACGACCCGTTCGTCCTGATGGGTTACCTGGCCGGCGTCACCGAGCGCCTCGAGCTCTCCACCGGTGTGCTGGTGCTGCCTCAGCGCCAGACCGCACTGGTGGCGCGGCAGGCGGCCGACGTGGACCTGTTCTCCGGTGAGCGGTTGCGACTCGGAGTCGGGGTGGGCTGGAACTACGTGGAATTCGAGGGTCTCAACGAGAACTTCAAGACCCGGGGCGCGCGCCAGGAAGAACAGATCGAACTGATGCGCAGGCTGTGGTCCGAACCGGTGGTGGATTTCACCGGACGTTTCCACCGCATCGACCGGGCCGGGATCAATCCCCGGCCCAAGCGATCCATCCCGATCTGGTCGGGTGGGTTCGGCGAACGCGCCTGGGACCGTGCCGCGCGGCTGTCCGACGGGTTCATCTTCTGGGGCTACGGCGGGGTCGACGAGGCGGTGAAGACCATTGCCGACATCCGTGAACGGGTCACGTCCTACGGGCGCTCGGCCGCGGACTTCGGTGGCGAGTACACATCGCTGAGCAACTTGTCCGACAACCTGGTCGCCGAGTGCAACGGCTGGCGTGAGGGTGGGGGCACCCACTTCGCGGTGTGCACGCTGGACTTCGGCTTCGACACCGATATCGACGCGCACATCGACTACATCACCAAGGTCGCCAAAGAGCTGGGTGTGTCCTGA
- a CDS encoding cupin domain-containing protein, with product MTTLLASANDVTFDLADYDSGNGIPPVKVGIQELEKVNSTTVGVWEVHPGVLVGVPDTEEVFIVISGDATITSAGDAEPIVVGPGSVIRLKVGQETRWDVRETVRKFWVHA from the coding sequence ATGACAACTCTTCTGGCCAGTGCAAATGACGTCACGTTCGATCTCGCCGACTACGACTCCGGCAACGGCATCCCGCCGGTCAAGGTGGGCATCCAGGAACTCGAGAAGGTCAACAGCACCACCGTCGGTGTGTGGGAGGTTCATCCCGGTGTGCTGGTCGGTGTCCCGGACACCGAGGAGGTTTTCATCGTGATCTCCGGTGACGCCACCATCACTTCCGCCGGCGATGCCGAGCCGATCGTGGTCGGCCCGGGCTCCGTGATCCGTCTCAAGGTCGGACAGGAGACCCGCTGGGACGTCCGCGAGACGGTCCGCAAGTTCTGGGTCCACGCCTGA
- a CDS encoding alpha/beta hydrolase has product MRFNKLPGTSYQDPAEIDVQLDLIYHMWDLPQYTDFWQAESAQATAELKPIEDIRVGTRDEERIDVFKAAKPNAPIVIFVHGGWWMMCTRKFFTCVARGLNERGYTVIISDYALTPKVGIPDITNATRAAVIWAYENAESINGDKERIFVTGHSAGGHQTGMIAITDWSHFGVPQDVVKGAAPISGVFDLRPFQYSWLQDRLQLSTESALLESPLFHISDAVPPNFVILGDEESVEFHTQSEKYHQALLDAGHQSKLLAVPYGDHQTVLQTLIDPESEMTQELDDFFRGC; this is encoded by the coding sequence ATGCGCTTCAACAAGCTTCCCGGTACCTCGTATCAAGATCCCGCCGAGATCGATGTCCAACTCGATCTGATCTACCACATGTGGGATCTGCCGCAGTACACGGATTTCTGGCAGGCCGAGAGCGCCCAGGCAACGGCGGAGCTCAAGCCAATCGAAGATATCCGCGTCGGCACCCGTGACGAAGAGCGCATCGACGTGTTCAAGGCCGCCAAGCCGAACGCGCCGATCGTGATCTTCGTCCACGGTGGTTGGTGGATGATGTGCACCCGCAAGTTCTTCACCTGTGTGGCGCGGGGCTTGAACGAACGCGGCTACACCGTCATCATCAGTGACTACGCGCTGACCCCGAAGGTCGGTATCCCCGATATCACCAATGCCACCCGCGCCGCCGTCATCTGGGCGTACGAGAACGCCGAGAGCATCAACGGCGACAAGGAACGCATCTTCGTCACCGGTCATTCCGCAGGCGGTCATCAGACCGGCATGATCGCCATCACCGACTGGTCGCACTTCGGCGTCCCGCAGGATGTCGTCAAGGGCGCGGCCCCGATCAGCGGCGTGTTCGACCTGCGTCCGTTCCAGTACAGCTGGTTGCAGGATCGGCTCCAGCTGTCCACCGAATCGGCACTGTTGGAGAGCCCGCTGTTCCACATCTCGGATGCTGTACCCCCGAATTTCGTGATCCTGGGCGATGAGGAGTCGGTCGAGTTCCACACCCAGTCGGAGAAATATCACCAGGCCCTGCTCGACGCCGGGCACCAGTCGAAACTGCTTGCAGTTCCTTACGGGGACCACCAAACCGTTCTGCAGACGCTGATCGACCCCGAGTCCGAAATGACCCAAGAGCTGGACGATTTCTTTCGCGGCTGCTGA